A stretch of Paenibacillus mucilaginosus 3016 DNA encodes these proteins:
- a CDS encoding PAS domain-containing sensor histidine kinase, producing the protein MNKDRQKHAEVIAEHVGALIGTLEAHIEDPKVRQEFRESLKQLADLKFALDESSIVAVTDREGRIQYVNDKFCEISKYPREELIGRDHRIINSGYHDKAFMKNLWATIGSGRVWRGDVKNRAKDGSYYWVNTTIVPFLDETGRPYQYLAIRNEVTELKRVQEELQQMMKQVMNIQEEERRRFSRELHDGIGQSLFSLLIQMDRVISERGDAELEHLRHTVSDIIQDVRGLAWELRPSVLDDLGVVPAIRTYIENYTEHYGIRVQLTGTLRGRLPALTETTIYRIIQEALTNVGKYAGVNEASVSIGTEGDRIEVRIKDEGRGFDPAARHQGVGLFSMEERARMAGGSLELVSAPGRGTEVILRLPSGA; encoded by the coding sequence TTGAATAAGGACCGGCAGAAGCACGCGGAAGTCATAGCGGAGCACGTGGGCGCCTTGATCGGCACGCTCGAAGCCCACATTGAAGATCCGAAGGTGAGGCAGGAGTTCAGGGAGTCACTCAAGCAGTTGGCGGACCTGAAGTTCGCGCTCGACGAGTCTTCCATCGTCGCGGTGACGGACCGGGAAGGCCGGATTCAGTACGTCAACGATAAGTTCTGCGAGATCTCGAAGTATCCGCGGGAGGAGCTCATCGGGCGGGACCACCGGATCATCAACTCGGGCTATCATGACAAGGCGTTCATGAAAAACCTGTGGGCCACGATCGGCAGCGGCAGGGTGTGGCGCGGCGACGTGAAGAACCGGGCCAAGGACGGCAGCTATTATTGGGTGAACACGACGATCGTCCCGTTCCTGGATGAGACGGGCCGGCCGTACCAGTATCTCGCGATCCGCAACGAAGTGACCGAGCTGAAGCGGGTGCAGGAAGAGCTCCAACAGATGATGAAGCAGGTCATGAACATCCAGGAGGAGGAGCGCCGGCGCTTCTCCCGGGAGCTGCACGACGGGATCGGCCAGAGCCTGTTCTCGCTGCTGATCCAGATGGACCGGGTGATCAGCGAGCGGGGCGATGCGGAGCTGGAGCACCTGCGGCATACCGTCTCGGACATTATCCAGGACGTCCGCGGGCTCGCCTGGGAGCTGCGTCCCTCCGTGCTCGATGACCTGGGCGTCGTGCCCGCGATCCGTACGTATATCGAGAACTACACGGAGCATTACGGCATTCGGGTGCAGCTGACGGGCACCCTGCGGGGACGGCTGCCGGCCCTGACGGAGACGACGATCTACCGGATCATCCAGGAGGCGCTGACGAACGTGGGTAAATACGCCGGCGTGAACGAGGCGTCCGTCTCCATCGGGACGGAAGGGGACCGCATCGAGGTCCGCATCAAGGACGAAGGCCGCGGGTTCGATCCCGCCGCCCGGCACCAGGGGGTCGGTCTCTTCAGCATGGAGGAGCGCGCCCGCATGGCGGGCGGCAGCCTCGAGCTGGTCTCGGCCCCCGGCCGCGGCACGGAAGTGATCCTTCGACTGCCGAGCGGGGCGTAG